A genome region from Deltaproteobacteria bacterium CG11_big_fil_rev_8_21_14_0_20_42_23 includes the following:
- a CDS encoding inositol monophosphatase: protein MQEFLSCAVELAKQAGKIQLDSLKKDHHIEYKGAINLVTEVDKKCEALIVGTLAKHFPHHDILAEEGSGKRKQSEYRWIIDPLDGTINYAHQFPFFCVSIALEFQGELVLGVIFDPNRDELFTAVKGEGAFLNGKRLQVSNSPDLVHALLATGFAYNVQEEQADNLDHFAHFIKKARAVRRPGSAAIDLAWIACGRIDGFWELFLKPWDIAAGVVIIREAGGQVSSFDGGSFDVYGDEILTSNGKIHQEMVDVLCQNR, encoded by the coding sequence ATGCAAGAATTTTTAAGCTGTGCCGTTGAACTTGCGAAGCAGGCGGGAAAAATACAACTAGATTCTCTCAAAAAAGATCATCATATTGAGTACAAAGGCGCCATCAATTTGGTCACCGAGGTGGATAAAAAATGTGAAGCACTTATTGTAGGAACGCTCGCAAAACATTTTCCACATCATGATATCTTAGCCGAAGAGGGAAGTGGAAAACGGAAGCAGTCTGAGTATCGATGGATTATTGATCCTCTTGATGGAACCATAAACTATGCGCATCAGTTTCCATTTTTTTGTGTTTCGATTGCGCTGGAGTTTCAAGGTGAGCTTGTGCTTGGTGTTATTTTCGATCCCAATCGCGACGAACTTTTCACTGCCGTAAAAGGTGAAGGTGCTTTTCTCAACGGAAAACGTTTGCAGGTAAGCAACAGTCCAGATCTTGTGCATGCTTTGCTTGCAACGGGCTTTGCCTATAATGTGCAAGAAGAACAAGCTGATAATTTAGATCACTTTGCGCATTTTATTAAAAAAGCAAGAGCAGTGCGCAGGCCTGGCTCGGCAGCGATAGATTTGGCGTGGATTGCATGTGGACGCATAGATGGATTTTGGGAACTCTTTCTGAAGCCGTGGGATATCGCAGCAGGTGTGGTTATCATTCGTGAAGCGGGTGGACAGGTAAGTTCCTTTGATGGCGGCAGCTTCGATGTGTACGGAGATGAAATTTTAACTTCAAACGGAAAAATCCATCAAGAAATGGTGGATGTTTTATGCCAAAACCGATAG